The proteins below are encoded in one region of bacterium:
- a CDS encoding response regulator, whose protein sequence is MILIVDDEESILFFYKHFLIMNNFSVITTNNGMKALELFNKHRGSIDLIITDLCMPKLNGIDLIQKIRKVNTTIPIIVATASDHVFYENQLTGNSVQVQGFLPKPFSSEQLLFAINSAIELYKETNVKF, encoded by the coding sequence ATGATTCTAATTGTTGACGATGAAGAATCGATTTTATTTTTCTATAAACACTTTTTAATAATGAACAATTTCAGTGTTATAACCACTAATAACGGCATGAAGGCATTAGAATTGTTCAATAAACACCGCGGTTCTATCGATTTAATCATAACGGATTTGTGCATGCCAAAATTAAATGGAATCGATCTTATTCAAAAAATAAGAAAAGTCAATACTACCATTCCTATCATCGTTGCTACCGCCAGTGATCACGTCTTTTACGAAAATCAGCTTACTGGAAACAGTGTACAAGTGCAGGGATTTTTACCAAAGCCTTTTAGTTCAGAACAACTTCTGTTTGCAATCAACTCTGCAATCGAACTTTATAAAGAAACCAACGTTAAATTCTAA
- a CDS encoding ABC transporter ATP-binding protein, which translates to MIKLSGIEKYYSSGFVKTYVLRGISCEIKEGEFISIMGPSGSGKSTLLHILGMLDEPTNGEYYFFDQAVHKMSEKQKTEIHKQYIGFVFQSYHLIDELTVYENIETPLLYKKINSSERKGMVADILDRFNIVGKKDLFPNQLSGGQQQLVGIARAVITSPKIILADEPTGNLNSAQGEEIMEMFKKLNKDGTTIIQVTHSEKNAAYGSRIINLLDGWIKEG; encoded by the coding sequence ATGATTAAACTCAGCGGCATCGAAAAATACTATTCCAGTGGTTTTGTAAAAACATACGTTTTGCGTGGAATTTCATGCGAAATCAAAGAGGGTGAGTTCATCTCCATTATGGGTCCGTCTGGTTCAGGCAAATCAACGCTATTGCACATTCTCGGTATGCTCGACGAACCAACTAACGGTGAATATTATTTCTTCGATCAAGCCGTACACAAAATGTCAGAAAAACAAAAAACGGAAATTCACAAGCAGTACATCGGCTTTGTATTTCAGAGCTATCACCTTATCGATGAATTGACCGTTTACGAAAACATTGAAACGCCCCTTTTATACAAAAAAATCAATTCATCAGAGCGAAAAGGTATGGTAGCCGATATTCTAGATCGTTTTAACATCGTCGGCAAAAAAGACTTGTTTCCTAATCAACTTTCCGGAGGTCAGCAGCAATTGGTCGGCATCGCTCGTGCAGTAATTACCAGCCCTAAAATCATTTTAGCTGACGAGCCGACGGGTAATCTTAATTCTGCTCAAGGTGAAGAGATCATGGAAATGTTTAAGAAGCTCAATAAAGACGGAACGACTATCATCCAGGTTACACATTCTGAAAAGAATGCTGCCTATGGAAGCCGGATTATTAATTTATTAGATGGATGGATAAAAGAAGGATAG